AAAATGGAGGGGGCAGTCATCGGTATTATGGCCGACAGAAATACCGTCATGTTCATGCCTTATTATCTCTTTGACTCAGAGAGTCTTCTGAAGAGCGTTGCTTCTCTTTCATTCAACAAGAAATATTCAGATCTTGCATTCGAGCATGGCGGTCGTCCTCTCGGTTTCGGTATGTTTTTTGCATCCAATCTGAAGACCATTCGGGGCAGTGGAGTGAAATATATTAAAGCGATTAAGAACGCCATCGATCAAAAGGGAATTATGAACCCAGGCAAACTCATTGAAACAGTGACCCGGCAAGGAATTCATGTTGCTCCTACTCTTTTTGAACTCGGAATGGATGCTCTTGCGATCGCAAAGAAGATGTTGCCGAGGGATCAAGAGGTCGATGAAAAAGCGGCAGAATACCAAATAGAAAAGGCTGAAAAAGAAAAGAAAGGGCCGATGCACTGAGGGTCCCTTTTATTTCGCATACTTCGCAGGATCTGCGTCGAATTTTTTCTTACAACCAGGGGCGCAGAAGTAATACTTTTTGCCTTTGTATTCCGAAGTCCATTTTGCGTTTTTTTCTTCGACTTCCATTCCGCATATTGGATCTTTCGCCACACCATCACCTCCTTTTTCTTATCTCGGGAACATATCTCTTCAATAAGAGTGCATTTGATACAACAGAAACGGAGCTCATCGCCATTGCTGCCGCGGCGATGACCGGCTGAAGCAGTATGCCGAAGAAGGGAAAGAGGACACCAGCCGCGATCGGTATCCCAGCGGTGTTGTATGCAAATGCCC
This region of Methanomassiliicoccales archaeon genomic DNA includes:
- a CDS encoding YHS domain-containing protein codes for the protein MAKDPICGMEVEEKNAKWTSEYKGKKYYFCAPGCKKKFDADPAKYAK